In Desulfomonilia bacterium, a single genomic region encodes these proteins:
- a CDS encoding type II toxin-antitoxin system VapC family toxin, producing MNIVDSSGWLAYFADEPNAKHFLPPLSDSDLLIVPVVTIYEVFKVILRESSDNEALQAVIAMQKGKVVDLNASLAISASRLSLENQLPMADSIILATAQEFKAVIWTQDSDFKNIRNVKYFPKK from the coding sequence ATGAATATTGTAGATTCTTCAGGCTGGCTCGCATACTTTGCCGATGAGCCTAATGCCAAGCATTTCCTGCCCCCACTGAGCGATTCGGATTTGCTTATTGTTCCAGTTGTGACGATATACGAAGTTTTTAAAGTAATTTTGAGGGAGTCCAGTGATAATGAAGCATTACAGGCAGTCATTGCCATGCAGAAAGGAAAGGTAGTGGATCTAAACGCATCATTGGCAATATCGGCTTCAAGGTTAAGTTTGGAAAATCAATTACCAATGGCTGACAGCATCATTCTCGCAACGGCGCAAGAATTCAAAGCAGTTATATGGACTCAAGATTCAGACTTTAAAAATATTCGCAATGTAAAATACTTTCCAAAAAAATAA
- a CDS encoding GNAT family N-acetyltransferase — protein MQENRNIIIREADPGDIEDICRLLALLFEQEVEFEPDYEMQKRGVSEIVSDPHKGLFLVIEESGCITGCVSLLFLVSTALGGKTAILEDMIIEPGARCRGLGSRLLDKAIDCAREKGCLRITVLTDKNNESAQKLYEKSSFKKSPMIPMRLIL, from the coding sequence ATGCAAGAAAACAGAAATATTATAATACGTGAGGCGGATCCCGGCGACATCGAAGACATCTGCCGGTTGCTTGCCCTTCTTTTCGAGCAGGAGGTCGAGTTTGAACCGGATTATGAAATGCAGAAAAGAGGCGTTTCAGAGATTGTATCAGACCCTCACAAAGGCCTCTTCCTGGTCATTGAGGAATCGGGTTGCATAACAGGCTGTGTCAGCCTGCTGTTTCTTGTCTCAACCGCGCTTGGTGGCAAGACAGCCATTCTGGAAGATATGATCATCGAACCGGGAGCCAGGTGCCGCGGTCTAGGCTCCAGGCTGCTTGACAAGGCAATTGACTGCGCAAGGGAGAAAGGATGCCTGAGGATCACTGTTTTAACCGACAAGAACAATGAGTCGGCACAAAAGCTTTATGAAAAATCCAGTTTCAAAAAATCTCCGATGATACCCATGCGGCTCATATTGTAA
- a CDS encoding AbrB/MazE/SpoVT family DNA-binding domain-containing protein — protein MQMVTVSPKYQVVIPKTVREALKLQPGQKMQIVEYAGRIELIPERDIKELRGFLKGINTEFKREKDRV, from the coding sequence ATGCAAATGGTCACGGTGTCACCAAAATATCAAGTCGTTATACCTAAAACCGTCAGGGAGGCATTGAAGCTTCAACCAGGCCAAAAAATGCAAATAGTTGAATATGCCGGACGCATTGAGCTTATTCCGGAACGCGACATCAAAGAACTTCGCGGGTTTCTCAAGGGTATCAATACAGAATTCAAACGGGAGAAAGACAGAGTATGA
- a CDS encoding alpha/beta hydrolase, translating to MPSIRSRIFVFMLKYRYLLKFRLKRTSVVTDETSIKKLREEVERGASFFGKLPEGFTTEKVDIDGLNAEWIIPPGAGKDCAILYFHGGSLVMGSVNAYRGIVAKFVKASSRPALVFDYALAPENPFPKGLNDSLKAYGYLLDTGIEPGRIIFMGDSGGGNLVFSTMLALKDKDISLPAAGITLSAWTDLTNSVESRKTNAELDAFCRKEALNVFSRYYAASNDPVNPLISPLFGDLSELPRLLLFAGGNEMLLSDSADFANKASAAGVDVTLRIGNGLFHCYPVCAPLFPEASDALNEIAGFIKNHI from the coding sequence ATGCCAAGTATCAGAAGCAGGATTTTCGTCTTCATGCTGAAATACAGGTACCTTTTAAAATTCAGGCTTAAAAGGACTTCCGTCGTAACTGATGAGACATCAATAAAGAAGCTTCGTGAAGAGGTGGAAAGGGGCGCATCGTTCTTCGGGAAGCTGCCCGAAGGCTTTACCACTGAAAAGGTCGATATCGACGGCCTGAACGCGGAATGGATCATCCCGCCGGGTGCCGGAAAGGACTGCGCCATACTGTACTTTCACGGGGGCAGCCTCGTAATGGGTTCGGTTAACGCTTATCGCGGCATCGTCGCCAAGTTCGTAAAGGCAAGCTCTCGACCCGCGCTCGTCTTCGATTATGCGCTTGCACCCGAGAACCCGTTCCCTAAGGGGCTCAATGACAGCCTGAAGGCCTACGGATATCTTCTCGATACGGGAATAGAACCGGGCAGGATCATATTCATGGGCGATTCCGGAGGCGGCAATCTCGTTTTCTCTACAATGTTGGCACTGAAGGACAAGGATATCTCCCTTCCGGCTGCAGGCATAACACTGTCCGCATGGACCGACCTGACAAACTCCGTTGAGTCACGGAAAACCAACGCCGAGCTTGACGCCTTTTGCAGGAAAGAAGCCCTGAACGTCTTCAGCAGATATTATGCAGCCAGCAACGACCCTGTGAACCCTCTGATATCTCCATTGTTCGGCGATCTTTCAGAGCTGCCCCGTCTTCTTCTTTTCGCAGGAGGCAATGAAATGCTTCTGAGCGACTCGGCCGATTTTGCGAATAAAGCTTCGGCAGCGGGAGTCGATGTGACGCTCAGGATCGGCAACGGGCTTTTTCACTGCTATCCGGTATGCGCGCCTCTCTTTCCCGAAGCAAGCGACGCCCTCAATGAGATCGCAGGATTTATAAAAAACCACATATGA
- a CDS encoding TenA family protein, which yields MTGNFRSRTVFLILLIILFHNIPSHATSLTDEMFKENEDLYQKILHMPFNSELIKGTLDENIFKNYIIQDYIYLEYYRKAFAILLSKAPDDKASAFIVSTIKAIDDEIGNVHNVYIKQFNISKTELANVSPLPSTELYVSYLIKTACLEPFETGLAAMLPCDWVYYRLGGDMSKAKPSPDNKYAKWIEGYTPVKWESSETKAFTDLLGGYMENTTDENRLKMRQAFKTSMNLEYMFWDGIYRDVKWIQ from the coding sequence ATGACCGGGAATTTCCGATCAAGAACAGTGTTTTTAATTTTATTGATCATTTTGTTCCACAACATCCCTTCCCATGCGACAAGTCTGACGGATGAGATGTTCAAGGAAAATGAGGACCTTTACCAGAAAATCCTGCATATGCCGTTTAACAGCGAACTTATCAAGGGAACGCTCGATGAGAATATTTTCAAGAACTATATAATCCAGGACTATATCTATCTCGAGTATTACAGGAAGGCATTCGCCATCCTTCTTTCGAAAGCCCCTGACGACAAGGCGTCCGCCTTTATCGTCTCTACAATCAAGGCAATCGATGATGAGATCGGAAATGTCCACAACGTGTATATCAAACAATTCAACATTTCAAAGACCGAACTGGCGAATGTTTCACCTCTTCCTTCGACTGAGCTGTACGTATCATACCTGATAAAGACTGCATGTTTAGAACCCTTCGAGACCGGCCTGGCCGCAATGCTGCCCTGCGACTGGGTATACTACAGATTGGGCGGCGACATGAGCAAGGCCAAACCCTCGCCCGATAACAAGTATGCAAAATGGATCGAAGGATATACGCCGGTCAAATGGGAGTCGAGTGAAACCAAGGCCTTCACCGATCTTCTGGGCGGCTACATGGAAAACACTACTGATGAAAACAGATTGAAAATGAGGCAGGCATTCAAGACCTCGATGAATCTTGAATACATGTTCTGGGATGGGATATACAGGGACGTAAAATGGATTCAATGA